In the genome of Arabidopsis thaliana chromosome 4, partial sequence, the window ATTGAGAAAAACTCTACCGTTAAATGTGTTTAAGCAAAATGTTTTTAAGATGGTGACATATCGAGAAGTGATTGTCGATTTTGTGCGAgagaacacaaaacaaaaagaaatctcATATGGTGATTTAGAGTCGTTAAACAAATCTTTAACTCCTCCAAAAATAACGGTCACGCCATCGGATAAGAGTCGACCCATGGCCGAGAGACAATGTGGGCACAAAGTTGGCATTCTTAGcgttaaaataaattagtgaAAAATCCATTCAATAAATTCTTTGAGTTATTTATATGCACacacatatgtatatatatatatatatatatatatatatatatatatacaccaaagatttagatttctaggaaaaatctatttatttcaatttataGTCATTTATgaatcatatcaaaatatttcacGTAACAAACAAACGAAGCTCACTGATGCATCTCAAGTCATCAACATCAGTTTTTCTATTAAGCCCTCTCAAGATTCCATGTCATCTTACTCTAAATTCTCAAAATTAAAACCATCAATTTATTCTAAATCGATGCTACATCAGCTTTGGCAAATACCTTTTCCTCTCCTCCTCAAAGAAAAGTTCAGGACAAGCCCtaataaatcaaagttttaaCAATATGTATAGTCACAAGCATTGATAAGTCACTATAATTTGCATTTGTTTAAGGATGGCTTTCTTCTAAGGACCACGGGGTTCTGAGCACCCGTGAAGTGAAATGCTATTCTCATAAATATCACTTGCAACTTATGTTAGATATCTCTTTTTGTTCAGTAGTCACATGAATGTGTCTTAATGGTTTGTAATTTGATCATTTGGGAATGAAAGATCTTAATCTTGTGTATGATGCATCTTGAGCCTATGGCTTGGTTGGACTTTCCTTTACCTGAAGAGAAAAGCAACGTTGATGGTAAGTTTTCGTTTCATATATTCGTTGGGcatgtaaatttgtttctggtttttgaatttagaaTTCTTATTCCTTATATACACTAGATATTTGTTCTAATCACTGAGATTTTGGTGtataatattgattttgttggAGTCCAGAAAAGCCATGAAATAAGCAAAAAATGTACTATTAAGATTCGGATTTCCTGCCGGATATGGTTTTCAATGTGTGAGGTTTTTGTCCATATGAAGCAAACAAGTATTTTAAGGGTATGCATTTTGTGATACCTGGTAATCATAGCctatatagaaaacaatataCCAAGTAGTGGGTATATATAGAGAGTAAGCAATCTTCAAGCCGGAGCAATATAATGGTTTCATAATTAGTATTGGTTGCTACCCAAGAATGTCATATCAGaatctgaaaataaaaaagtatcactaatatagttatatagacaaagaaatgtatatatataacaacatTTTTACTTTCACAACtacaaatctaaaatcataataaaaattCTCAATCCAACTGTTAATTTGTAAATACGACAAAAATAATGGTAAAGgattatagtttttaaaagtatAGGTATTGTGTGTGAGAGTTAAAGATGcaaacatttaaatttattacaaataattaatataacgAATAGGGTGTTAGTGGTTATGAAATCAAGATATAtggattttgaaataatttgaaactatataaaatttgaaaatctctattaattatgaaatCAAGATATATGGATTTCGAAATGTGTTTACTCATGGATTTGAAtcattctatttttctctttcaaatccaTTCAATtctatttaaaacataaatttggattctcaaatccaaaaacagaTGACTAAACGAATAACAAATGATTTAActagtatttataaatcatcgAATCAATAACACATgattttaattagaatttcaaaatcaatgattgaataacaaatgatttttgtttgaattttcaatttcttattAAATCTATAAACCAATAACCCCTCCTAAACAATTAATAATACCATCTATGCTTTAGAAAATGTTAATTCTATCACATGATATTTTAACATgtatactttaaaatttataatactAAATTAACTAATTATCCCTAATCAAATTTATACCAGGGGGTAGTCCAGATTGTCCCCtagtaaaattaaaagaattaggtattagcttttttttttaactttttaaaatagcttttgattttgactaTACACATTTTCTATGTTGATATAAAACTTTCATAATTATGAACTTTGGTGGATGATGTATATCCCCCTTAGAACTTTCATATAGCACCAGTTCAATCGAGACTTTTGCTCTCGATCTATATATTTCCATCCAAAATTGAAGGCTTAAACCTATTTACACACACCACGCATAATTATACTGTgaaacatcaaacattttcTAATACCAAAACACTTATGGCAAACCTTCTACTCTATTTGGAAGtttcaatcatttttaaaaagctgCATCCAATTTCTTCACGGGAGTATTTTTCTTCATCGTCACTGTAGTAGCAAATGTTTTCGCCACACACAAGGCCATTCCTATATTTTATGTGTTCCAAAGCATATTTTATAAAACCGTGCTTCTATATTTATTAACATTTATCTCATtagaaaactatttttatttttaccttatttttaaattataaatttttattataaaatttttaattcgATTGAGTACATCTCTTATTAGTTAAATATTGTTACATTTTCTGGTTCAATTTATATTGTCTAAAATATTGGTTCATGTTTTTGTGACTGcaatttaaatcaaattcaagATATAAAAAGTGATTAACGAaagaatggagaagaaaaagaatagtaaacaaaaaaacgtaGACAACAAAATATTCACAGTTATAACTTGGCGAGTGTTGGAATGATACCAAAGTTACTAAGCAATTTTAGATTGTTCACCCTATTcttaatcttgttttgttttcaggaaTCAATTATCATCAGCGAGGATCTAGTtcgaaatatttttttagtacaaacatatataatcttaaGATCCAAAAGAAACGCATAATGGTGATATTTATTGTATAATCAAGTcaatgtaatgttttattaattttcatttcacaGAGATGTAATTAACCATATTCAGAGATTCCCCGGACCACCGTAAAACATTATATGACCGAGTATTGAGTATCCGGGAATATTGTATTTGTCTATAACTTGGTAGCCACGAGTGTCGTCCACAAATTTTTCGGTATATGCCACTTTGCGGTCAATCTTATTAAAACCGTCGATTACAGATATCCGTTTGATATATGCATCGTAGCGCATTTGACCATCAACAAAATACCCAAATCCCATTTGAGGACTCGGCAGTGATGCGCTGTACACTTCTCCACCCCACTCCACCAAATTTCCAGAGCTTTGATGAAACCTACTCGACGGCCAAAATCCAATTTCCTCTGCAGCATTACCAAATTGCAACCACCAATTTCCATTTATTTGGTCCTGTTACCCGAAAATAATAGGTGAATTTTGTCCTTAGTTtaagaaacacacaaatatgtaagcataaaattttgaatgctTTGTCATACTCTTAATTATTCAAACCTTAATTAGACCGAAGACTCCATAATGAGTTGTCCTAGCACCACGAACAGACACTGGCGATAATGCCATACCAAGTGGAATATCTTGACGAACAAGTATCATTCCAACGTCGCAGTAGCTATTGTAACATGATTTTTCACCTGACTGTTCCatcaatatatacatttacTTACTAATatgtatacaaaatataaaaattaaaagaaattttttactAATAGCGTGACTCACTTTTGTATAGACGAAAGTCCGAGGTTGGCTGTCCTTGTACAATGTTGGATTTACCTGAATTAGTACATATAATATGTGTttattaaacaatataatacatattttgttagttactaaataaattaagtaACTAAGAGCTTGTTGATCGGTGCTTTTATCTAGATGgcaaacaaattaaatcaaataactTACAGTAAAGCCGGTTTGGAGGAAATCATTTCCAATCTGAATGTGAAGTCGA includes:
- a CDS encoding NEP-interacting protein, putative (DUF239) (Protein of Unknown Function (DUF239); INVOLVED IN: biological_process unknown; LOCATED IN: endomembrane system; CONTAINS InterPro DOMAIN/s: Protein of unknown function DUF239, plant (InterPro:IPR004314); BEST Arabidopsis thaliana protein match is: Protein of Unknown Function (DUF239) (TAIR:AT1G10190.1); Has 633 Blast hits to 604 proteins in 22 species: Archae - 0; Bacteria - 7; Metazoa - 0; Fungi - 6; Plants - 620; Viruses - 0; Other Eukaryotes - 0 (source: NCBI BLink).), producing MEVIWMFLICCIFGIIIISHSNDFVEAKSLSKVEDLEIEKRLRTINKPAVKIIKSIDGERYGCVDFFKQPAFDHPSMKNHTYHYKMRPIWKGMRERKTNNTNFGYLWENGVGCPIGTVPMQRVTKEDLLRLDSFGDNYKPRGSWNYTTDDSNSNNQKHFAVARTVGSDKRFNGATMDLCLTAPKVRLNQYSASRLHIQIGNDFLQTGFTVNPTLYKDSQPRTFVYTKSGEKSCYNSYCDVGMILVRQDIPLGMALSPVSVRGARTTHYGVFGLIKDQINGNWWLQFGNAAEEIGFWPSSRFHQSSGNLVEWGGEVYSASLPSPQMGFGYFVDGQMRYDAYIKRISVIDGFNKIDRKVAYTEKFVDDTRGYQVIDKYNIPGYSILGHIMFYGGPGNL